TTAGCGCCTACTTTTGTGAAGCTCTTCTTAAATTCACTTTGGGGATTTTTCGAGGTTCCAGAGAGAAAAATCCAATCAATAACCACATCAAAAGCTGAACCGGCGCTAAAACCTAAAGAAGACTTATTACGTACATTGTTATGAAGCATTTAATAATTCCACTATTTCTTTTGTTGTCCAGACTTTTATTTTCTGCTGCTTTTTAAAATGCTCATCATTTGACCAGATTTCACCATCTATTGCTAATGCCCCAGCAATAAAAATAGTATCTTTGGGATCAATATGATCCATAATTTTTCTTGCTTCTTTTATTTTTAATCTTAGAATTGAGTCTTGAATAATGGTTAGCCGCTGTTTTATTAATCCAAGAATTAATTCAAATTCATCTTCATTGATTTTTGCTTTATCTAATATATATTGTTTATATTTTTGAATTTCTTCATTCGAAAAATTTATTGTTAAAAATTCAATAGACTGAGAGGTATTATGAGTGATTATTTGCCTCGTGATTGACTCCCTTATTAATGCAGAAATGATAATATTAGTATCAACAATAATCTTCATCAGGAAAACCTTTTTCTCATTTCCGCTTTTATTTTATGCCCAATAATATCAGCATCTTTTTCTGTAAGCACACTGTTTTTTAACGTTGTATCCATCCAATGCAATTCCCTAATCTTTCTTTCAAATGCTTGGCGAGCAATATCGCTCCATTTAATCTCTGAATGAATCCGCAACTCTTTATGGAGTCCATTCTTTATGGAGTCCATTAGGTATAGATAAAGTCATATTTGCCATAGTTTCACCTTTACCCGTTGTATGTGTTAACACATATATTAATGTTTCGATCTTTATGGCAGTGTAGAAAATCTCGGCATAGCCTCGGTTTTGGCATCAGTTCAGCTGTTAATGTTTTTATTGATTGGATTTTTCTCTCTGGAACTTCGAAAAATCCTCAATGATGAATAATATGAGCTTCACGAAAAGATGCCAAAAACTACATTTTCTACACTGCCGATCTTTATATAAAGAATGATAAAATACTCTCCTCATTTTTTGACCATAGGAATATAAGGTTTATCTGGTCTTTCAGGTATGTAAATATGTCCTGGAGCTACAATATGATAAACAGCTCCTTGCTCAAGTCGTTGTTGAAGTTGTTTTTTCTGTTGTTCATCAAATGGATCCAGTAAAAAATCATATTGTTGTTCTGCGTTACTATCATGAGTAAGCTGTAACCGTCCTAATTGCCCTTGAAAAACCCATTGTTCATAGATAAAAGTCATGTCTGGAAAATCATGCATGTTAGTAACTGCTGTTTTTAAGGTGAGGTCACCTAACAATGTATGTGTCCTTAAAGCACGATTCGTATATTGTGCAACACCTAAGTAATGTCCAACATTAAATAACTTCAAACCAATTACTTTGGTAAGAAAGCCAAGTTTACTTCCTAGCTTTATCGCTGCTAAAGTATGGCTTATCCAGCTTCCTGGCACAATACGTGGAATAATACAATATTCTGAAAAAGGAACAATTCCTTCATAATCTGAAGCAACTCCTAATTGTTGTTTAGTTTCTTCATCGCAATCGTCAACCTGTTTTCCTAACCCAATATAAGCGCTTGGCAATAAACCACAATCCAGCATAACCCAACCATCTGATGCTAAAGCAGTATCGCCGTGTGCTTTTCCATCAAGATTACTAAGCAATTGGCAGAAAGGTTTTTGTTCTTGCTGTGCAATATCTATAAACTCAACAGGATATCCAAAAACTGCAGCAGGTATTATATCTCTATTTTCATTAATGGTTGCAACATACACTACATATCCTTCAGCAATTTTCTGCTCCAAACTTGTTTTAACCGTTTCAATCATCTTCACATCTTCTCGTTCACATCTTTTCTATAACTTTAATACCTAAAATCCCAAGCGCATTCTTCATGGTTTGTTGAAATCCACGTACTAATTCAACACGTGAATATTTTAAGAGAATATCCTGTTCTCTAACTATCGCATCAGTTTCCTGATAAAAACGATTAAATGCTGTTGCAAGTTCATGAACATATTCTGTTAAGGACTGTAATTTCAATGACGTTCCAACTTCCTGAATAACAACAGGAAAGTCAGCGATTTTTTTTATGAGATCACTTTCTACCTCGGTTGTAAAGTTCATGGTTGGCGTTTGCCCTGAATCCTCTACAATTTGGCGTGAGAGCTTAACATATGCGGTTACAAGTTTTGAATAATCTACTTTTTGCAGGATAGAATTCGCACTTGCATAGGCATATTGTGCAAATGGTGCAGATTTCCCTTTAAGATTAAATGCTTGTTGTTCATTATAGGTGATTGAAGAAGAAGGATCTTTTGCTAGAACAAAATATTTTAATGCACCTATACCAATTGCTTGTGCAATTTCTTCAATGTTGTCTTCTGCTCCTTGAACATCCTTCTCTCGAATATTTTTCTCTCTCATCACGTTCTTTGCTTGTTCAACTGCCATGGTTAAAACATCTTCAAGAAGTACGACATTTCCTTGACGTGATGACATTTTTCCTTCTTCTAAAACAAGGTGTCCTGTTGCAAGATGCTTGCATTGTTTTGCTTGTTTATAACCAAGAAGCTCCAAGGCTCTGAAGAGCTTATCGAAATAAGCACTTTGTTCGAATCCAACGACATAAATCATTCTATCAAAATTAAATTCTTCAGCTCGTGACACTGCTGCTCCTAAATCGAGCGTTGCATAAACCGCATTACCATCACTACTTCTAATCTTTAAATAGTGATCTTTGTTGAGAACTATTGAAACTGCACCATTATATTCTAAAGCAACACCTTGTTCTAAAGCAGCAGTAACAAGTTCTTTTCCTTTGGTTGATACTGACGATGCTGCCTGTGTAATATCAAATGCAATATCTAATTTTTCATAGGTGATTGCATGGGCTTCCCTGCTGAGTTTACAAACACGTTCCCAAAGTGAACAAGTCTTAGGATCATTATCTTCTATTTTTTTATGCGTTGCTGCTGTTTTTTTGAGCAGTGCAGCTCTTTGCTCTTTCTTCTCTCCATCATCTTGATTAGTAGTATCTCCTGCTGCCTGTTCAAATGCAACATAAGCATTGCCCATAAGCTTTATTGCTTCTCGCGGATCATCTGGAAGTTTTCCGCCATACCATTCTTGCAAACCGACGAGAACTTTATCCATATGTCCGCCGGTATCTCCAGGATAGTTTATTCTGATTATAGTATACCCATTTGCTTTCAGAACACGTGAGACAACGTCACCTACAACGGTTGAACGAATATGACCAATATGAAGCTCTTTTCCGTAGTTTGGAGATGAATATTCTACAATAACTGTTTCTTGTTTACCATCTCGAGCAGTTCCATATTGGTCACGTAATTGAAATACTTCACCAAGTGCTTTTTCAGCAAGATATTCTCTGTCGACAAAGAAATTTAAGAACCCACCTTTTACTTCTTTTTTGATATGCAAGGGTAACACGATTGAATCTCGTATCATTTCTGCAATATGTCGAGGTTCTAAACCACCATACTGCTCAGACAAGGTATTAACGGGCAATGAAAAATCGCCAAATGCAGGTCTTCGTTGGTAAAGTAATAAGGTATCAAACTGCTGCATTCTCTCAGCTTTTTCTTGATCATCACTCGTTGCAACAAGCCCATTTACAATACCATCCAATATTTTCTTTCGACATTCCTGTAAAACATATCTTTGAGATGTCATATTACTCACCACGTAAAAATACCTGTGTTATACAATGCGGTCCACCGTATGCTTGGTTAAGATGCGTAAAAGGCACTAACGATTGTTCGACATTAATAATGCCAAAATCTGACAATCTATTACGATATTCTTCACCTAATTTTGCAAAATCATATCCTCTACTGGCTAGTCGTTTTGCTAAACCAGCTTTATGACTAATATCAACACCAATAATCATGTTTTCGTCTATGGTAAGAGGATTTAAACCATAATTTCGTTGCATAGCTTCAGGTAATTTGAGAAGATCTCCATCCGAAAATCCCATTTGTCCTAAAAATGAATTAAAAGGAACATCACGCTCAAGAAGTTTATAATGTCCATCTTGTTGACGCCCATACACATCAACCTGTGGGATTTTTTGGCTGCTTCCATTTACTTGGACAACCCTATCTTCAAGCACTATTGCTTTGTGTGGAGCAACAAGGGAGAAATAGGTATCAAGATGCATTTCCTCCTGAACTTGTAATGAATCTTTAACGACACAAACAAGATCATAACCAAAAATAATATGACCATTTTTGACAACTAATTCGTCTATTGCAGCTGGTGTTGTTCTTCTTCCTTGTCCAAGAAGTGCATAGCTTTGTCCACTTTTATTTTTTCCACAAGGAATAAAGTCACCGCCTTCTAATTTTGCAGCTTGATTTCCTGAATCAGAAAGATCATAAAGCAGAGGAAGGCCTAACTTTTCAAGAACTGCTCGAATAACAACAATTTCAGACCTTCTTTGGCTTGAATTCATGGTTCCAAGAACAACACCTTTGTCAGTCGTGATCATATGATCTCGCACAAACATAAGATTGTACATTGGCGTTATACCATATTTAGTTTCAAATGCAGTATTACCTTCAAAACTATACTTTATTTTAAACTGTGGCTGGCGAAAAATGATATTAACAAGTTCTTCAGGATGCTTTATTGCAATAACTCTTTGACGTTTTTGTTCTGATCGAATTCTATCATCTAAATTAATCCCCTCATAGGTATATTGTAAAGGATCAAATGCCAATCTCTGTAGTTGCTCTAATGCTGGTCCTTCAACTGTATTATGTTCAGCATCAACAGTCCCCTGCAACAATACTTCACTTACAGTAAGCACTTGTGATCCTGCAGCCCGTAATTGTGATTGAAAATTTTTATGTTCTTTTATAGCTTCATACAAATTAGCTGGTCCTTCAAATAAAGCGCCAGAAGGCATTTCTGTTCCAAGAGAAAATTCTATTCCAGGAGTATGAACTAAAATAAGACGTGGTTTATCGTACTCTGCATGGCATCCAATATTCAATTTTTTCTCAAGTTTTTCTTCTGTTGTTGGATGTGATTCCATTATTCTCACCTGTTTTCATACTATACTCAAGATAGCTCTCGCTATTTTGCAAATAATTTATTTTCTCGTCCTCTTATATCGTTGTTAAAAATTCTTCATGTTTAATTTCATGAAGAACATGATACAATTCTTGTTTCTCAATGTTAAATTTCTCTTTTAATTCATTGATAAAACTGAACATTTCACTGTAATCTCGAAATATACATTCAATAAAAAAATCAAACGTGCTATTGATATGAAATGCACTGTTAATCTGCTTATGTTGTTTCAAAAATTGAATCATATCCTCTTTTGATCGTTTCCCATTTTGATCAGTTACCTCACCTATTTTTAGCGCCATTTTAACCTCAATCGCATAACCAAGTTGTTTATAATTCAACAAACAGGTATGCTTCTTGATAACTGATTGTTCTAAATCATGAAGTTTATCATAAATAGTTGATTGAGGGATATTAGTTTCTTCACTCATCGCGACTAATGATGCACGACTATCTTTTCGCAGATGAGCAATAATTCTTTGTTCTTCTGTTGTTAACATACAGCACCTTTTTTGTAATTTTTACACAGTTTTCGGATATTTTCTTATTATTTCGTAAATTCTCTACACCACGTTGTATTCAAGATATCGTATGGTCAAACAAACATATATATTTTTGGCAATTATAATTATTACTAGTAATTATGTAATTATTTTTAGAAAAGTATTTATATATGAGAATAATTCTTAGATTGATGAAACGTAAAATTAATCGAGTTGGGGTTAATACATTGACGGTTAGTTTGCCAAGCGAATGGGTTACCAAGCACCATTTAAATGCAGGTGATGAATTAGTAGTATATCCAGAGCATGATCGTATCGCGTTCTCGATTAATGAACAGAAATCACAAAATAAAGAAATAACGCTTGTTATTAATGATATGTCTCGACAGACAGTTTCAAAATATTTAACAACCCTTTATATTCATAATTTTAGTAAAATAGTATTAACGTATGAAAGCAACGAAATATATGATAATAAAAATGAAAAAAATATTTCGATAAAAAATACCATACGTGTTTTAAGCCATCGTTTTATTGGTATGGAAATTGTTTCTCAAACCAACAAAAAAACTGAATTATCATGCTTTATTCTTAATCAAGATCAAAATCTCGAAGTTATTGAAAAAAGAATTTATCATTTGCTTCATGAAACTATCAATGAACTCTTGGAGGCAATAGATAACGATTACAACAGTTTTCATGCTACTATTTATGATCACCATGATAATATTATTAAATTTATGTACTATTATCTCAGAATGGTAGATATATCAGATAACAGTGAAGACCAAAAAAAGGTTTTATTTACTTTTTATATGAAACTCGATTATATTATTGATAAAATACGGCATCTCAGTGAAAAAATACAAGAATACGGTTGCACAGAAAAAGTAAAGAAAATTTTAAAAGAAATATTCGACTTTTATTTTCAAGGGTTCATAATTATGTATAAAGGAATCATATCTGAGGAGTGGATAACAAAAAGATATCAATTAGTTAAAAAAATAAAAAAGACAGCGTTGACTCTTGAAGAATACAATGTTATCTCAGAGATTAAAATTTTGCTTGACACGATGAATAATTTCCATGAAGTTATTATGGTAAGAAAAGCTGAACAGCTTTTAACTAATCACTGACTCTTCTTTACGTAAAAAATTTATTATGAGTATTGAACTTTGTACATCATCTAGAAGATCTATTATTCTATCCATAAGAAATAATACTAGTATATTATCTTTTTCACTGATAATACTTTTATAAATTTCAGAATGTACTGTAGTTAAATCTCCAGTAAAGTTATCAATTTGTTTAAGCGTACAGTTATGAAAAAACTCTACGGCTTGTGAAATCAGTTTAATAATCCTTTCAAATAAGCAGAGGATTTTTTTGCTAGCTTTAAATGAAATGTTCTCTTTCAAAACCATCATTGAAAAATGGCGTAATCGTTTAGAGATAAAATGAAAAGTCTCAATATAATGATACAATGCAGGAGCCATAGAAAAAGCTGGTGATCCTAATTTAAGAATAACTCTTCGTAAATAATTTGAATATTTATAGATTTGCTTTGTTCGCTCGGAAATTGTTTGATACAACAAAATATCACTATGTTGCACCGCAGACATCATCTCTCGTGCGTTTTCTATAACTAAATATTGCATCCGACGAACTAATTTTTTGAATTCTTCAATATCCTCTTTCAGTATTGATTTAATGAGAATAGTATCTTTTTTATGATCAATAATATCATAACCGTTACACGTACGATCAATTTCTTCATTGACCTCTCTTTGGTGTTGGTCAGTATACACTTTCACCAAGACTTCATCGTATCCTGTCTTATAAACAGCTCCTATAATCTTTTTTGTTGAAAGTGTAATATCTTTAAGATCAATACTAATACTCTTTTTTAAATCAACATGGTTTTGTGAAATAATTAAACTAGTTTGATGCTCATCAATCTCTAATTCATCGCCATACTTGATATGATTCTTTTTCAACCATTGAGATGGTAATGAGATTGTTAATGATGACTGCCCATGGCGTAATACTTTTCGTTTCATAGAGCGTTGGTAAACAAGCAAGTATTTATATTTAACTGAAAATAATCATTATTTATAAAAATAATTACTTATAAAATATAAATGATTACACTTAATAACTAGAAACTCAAATTCATATTTTCTACTGCATCTTTTAATTCTTCAAATAATTGTTGTTTTAGTGGTTTAACATCTTGATAAGGTATCTTTTTTCCCGATCGTAATTCTTCGATTGTTACATGGTAGATTGCTTCAATATGCTTATTAATGTAACCTATAACACCTAAACTTTTGAGAATAACATCTGCCAAAGATAAATCTTTCCCTTCTTCATGCACAATTTGATATAACGTTTTCACTCTCTTCTCCTCATACCTTTCCTTATTTCTAACATTTCTCGTTCACGTTCAAGTATTCTTGCAATTAAGTCATGACGTTGCATAAAATAATATTCAACTGACGGTTCTGTTTCAAGAAAAGCCTGTTTAATCTCCTCAATTGGCCTGCATTCAAGACATGCTACTACTATTCTTTTAATATATTTTGGAATTTTCCTGACGTAACCTCTTCTTAATTTACCCTGTTGATTATAAATTGTTTCTTTGACCTTTGCAATAGTTTCCGCATACGTTGATGTTCCCATAGATTTTCGTTCAACAGGAACTAAGTGTTTATATGTATACAATTTATAAACAATTAATCCAAGAGAAATGAGATCACTTGCTTCCATTGAAGCAGGAGCACCAAATCTTCTATTATCTTGTGCAGGAGGATGTTCTTCATCAGTTGCAATGCCGAAATCAAGAATTTTAACTTCTTTTTTAGGCGTTACCATGATATTTCTAAGATTTAAATCCCTGTGGGTAATACCATGTTCACGCAATCTGATAATACCATTAAGAATTTGCGCACTATATTCAATAGCATCACTAAAGGAGATAACAGGATATTTTGTTGCAACAAAAAAATCTTCATCACCTATTTCAGTGAAGTTGTATCCTTGATGATATTGATCAATATATTTTACAGCTCTACGATCTTTTCTATGTAGAACAAACATGCCTCTTCCTAAATCATCATATTGCAATGATAAATGTATCAACTTTTCCAAAGTGTTGCCATCAACATATTCCATAACTATGGCGTACTTTGGTTGAGTATCAACTTTTGCAATATGCTCTCCTGCTTCATGAATTTGAACAATGTTATCGAGTGATCCACCACTTAATCGTGCCATGAGCTGAGCTTCTTTTGGATTAGGGTTATCAATTATTTTTAATGCTCTGTATCTCTTAAGGGCATGTGAATAAACTTTATAGGTTCTTCCAGCTTTCCCTTCACCTAATTTGCAAACTACCTGATAAGGTGATTCTATTGCTAAACATTCGGCAATCTCAT
This portion of the Candidatus Woesearchaeota archaeon genome encodes:
- the argS gene encoding arginine--tRNA ligase — its product is MTSQRYVLQECRKKILDGIVNGLVATSDDQEKAERMQQFDTLLLYQRRPAFGDFSLPVNTLSEQYGGLEPRHIAEMIRDSIVLPLHIKKEVKGGFLNFFVDREYLAEKALGEVFQLRDQYGTARDGKQETVIVEYSSPNYGKELHIGHIRSTVVGDVVSRVLKANGYTIIRINYPGDTGGHMDKVLVGLQEWYGGKLPDDPREAIKLMGNAYVAFEQAAGDTTNQDDGEKKEQRAALLKKTAATHKKIEDNDPKTCSLWERVCKLSREAHAITYEKLDIAFDITQAASSVSTKGKELVTAALEQGVALEYNGAVSIVLNKDHYLKIRSSDGNAVYATLDLGAAVSRAEEFNFDRMIYVVGFEQSAYFDKLFRALELLGYKQAKQCKHLATGHLVLEEGKMSSRQGNVVLLEDVLTMAVEQAKNVMREKNIREKDVQGAEDNIEEIAQAIGIGALKYFVLAKDPSSSITYNEQQAFNLKGKSAPFAQYAYASANSILQKVDYSKLVTAYVKLSRQIVEDSGQTPTMNFTTEVESDLIKKIADFPVVIQEVGTSLKLQSLTEYVHELATAFNRFYQETDAIVREQDILLKYSRVELVRGFQQTMKNALGILGIKVIEKM
- a CDS encoding Lrp/AsnC family transcriptional regulator; this encodes MLTTEEQRIIAHLRKDSRASLVAMSEETNIPQSTIYDKLHDLEQSVIKKHTCLLNYKQLGYAIEVKMALKIGEVTDQNGKRSKEDMIQFLKQHKQINSAFHINSTFDFFIECIFRDYSEMFSFINELKEKFNIEKQELYHVLHEIKHEEFLTTI
- a CDS encoding AbrB/MazE/SpoVT family DNA-binding domain-containing protein — encoded protein: MKRKINRVGVNTLTVSLPSEWVTKHHLNAGDELVVYPEHDRIAFSINEQKSQNKEITLVINDMSRQTVSKYLTTLYIHNFSKIVLTYESNEIYDNKNEKNISIKNTIRVLSHRFIGMEIVSQTNKKTELSCFILNQDQNLEVIEKRIYHLLHETINELLEAIDNDYNSFHATIYDHHDNIIKFMYYYLRMVDISDNSEDQKKVLFTFYMKLDYIIDKIRHLSEKIQEYGCTEKVKKILKEIFDFYFQGFIIMYKGIISEEWITKRYQLVKKIKKTALTLEEYNVISEIKILLDTMNNFHEVIMVRKAEQLLTNH
- a CDS encoding protein kinase, whose amino-acid sequence is MMDLERRLSDDNQQRLLDEIKNEVESSLRNSLGFEHDREREEFYKFARKYLTLKIASNKRYEEVLSDLKKIYRQTYYKFVLTGSIIPVDEEDAEMIKAMHNPLYMEWNAIRAILQANEVTSLDEIAECLAIESPYQVVCKLGEGKAGRTYKVYSHALKRYRALKIIDNPNPKEAQLMARLSGGSLDNIVQIHEAGEHIAKVDTQPKYAIVMEYVDGNTLEKLIHLSLQYDDLGRGMFVLHRKDRRAVKYIDQYHQGYNFTEIGDEDFFVATKYPVISFSDAIEYSAQILNGIIRLREHGITHRDLNLRNIMVTPKKEVKILDFGIATDEEHPPAQDNRRFGAPASMEASDLISLGLIVYKLYTYKHLVPVERKSMGTSTYAETIAKVKETIYNQQGKLRRGYVRKIPKYIKRIVVACLECRPIEEIKQAFLETEPSVEYYFMQRHDLIARILEREREMLEIRKGMRRRE